Proteins from a single region of Symphalangus syndactylus isolate Jambi chromosome 12, NHGRI_mSymSyn1-v2.1_pri, whole genome shotgun sequence:
- the MINDY1 gene encoding ubiquitin carboxyl-terminal hydrolase MINDY-1 isoform X10, with the protein MEHHQPEDPAPGKAGTAEAVIPENHEVLAGPDEHPQDTDARDADGEAGEREPADQALLPSQCGDNLESPLPEASSAPPGTTLGTLPEVETIRACSTPQKLPQSPRTRQPEPDFYWVKWIPWKGERTPIITQSTNGPCPLLAIMNILFLQWKVKLPPQKEVITSDELMAHLGNCLLSIKPQEKSEGLQLNFQQNVDDAMTVLPKLATGLDVNVRFTGVSDFEYTPECSVFDLLGIPLYHGWLVDPQSPEAVRAVGKLSYNQLVERIITCKHSSDTNLVTEGLIAEQFLETTAAQLTYHGLCELTAAAKEGELSVFFRNNHFSTMTKHKSHLYLLVTDQGFLQEEQVVWESLHNVDGDSCFCDSDFHLSHSLGKGPGAEGGSGSPEKQLQVDQDYLIALSLQQQQQQPRGALGLTDLELAQQLQQEEYQQQQAVQPVRTWTRAVLPQGRGATSGRPAGERRQRPKHESDCILL; encoded by the exons ATGGAACACCATCAGCCTGAGGATCCAGCCCCTGGTAAGGCTGGGACTGCAGAAGCAGTCATCCCTGAAAACCATGAGGTTCTGGCAGGCCCAGATGAGCACCCTCAGGACACAGATGCAAGAGATGCTGATGGGGAGGCTGGAGAACGGGAACCAGCAGACCAAGCTTTGCTGCCTAGCCAGTGTGGGGACAACCTTGAGTCCCCTCTGCCTGAAGCTAGCTCAGCTCCACCGGGGACAACCCTTGGGACACTGCCTGAAGTAGAGACAATAAGGGCATGCTCCACGCCCCAGAAGCTTCCTCAGTCCCCCAGGACCAGACAGCCTGAGCCAGATTTCTACTGGGTCAAGTGGATCCCTTGGAAAGGAGAACGGACACCCATCATCACCCAGAGCACTAACGGCCCTTGCCCTCTCCTTGCCATCATGAACATCCTGTTTCTCCAGTGGAAG GTGAAGCTCCCCCCGCAGAAGGAAGTGATCACATCGGATGAGCTCATGGCCCATCTTG GAAACTGCCTCCTGTCCATCAAGCCCCAGGAGAAATCAGAGGGACTTCAGCTTAATTTTCAGCAG AATGTGGATGATGCAATGACAGTGCTGCCTAAACTGGCCACAGGTCTGGATGTCAATGTGCGATTCACAGGCGTCTCTGATTTTGAGTATACACCCGAGTGCAGTGTCTTTGACCTACTAGGCATACCTCTGTACCATGGCTGGCTTGTTGATCCACAG AGTCCTGAGGCTGTGCGTGCAGTTGGGAAACTGAGTTACAACCAGCTGGTGGAGAGGATCATCACCTGCAAACACTCCAGTGACACCAACCTCGTGACAGAAG GCCTGATTGCAGAGCAGTTCCTGGAGACCACCGCGGCCCAGCTGACCTACCACGGACTGTGTGAGCTGACAGCAGCTGCTAAGGAGGGTGAACTTAGCGTCTTTTTCCGAAACAACCACTTTAGCACCATGACTAAGCATAAG AGTCACTTATACCTACTGGTCACTGACCAGGGGTTTCTACAGGAGGAGCAAGTCGTATGGGAGAGCCTGCACAATGTGGATGGAGACAGCTGCTTTTGTGACTCCGACTTTCACCTGAGTCATTCCCTGGGCAAGGGGCCTGGAGCAGAAGGTGGGAGTGGCTCCCCAGAAAAGCAGCTGCAGGTAGACCAG GACTACCTGATTGCTCTGtccctgcagcagcagcagcagcagccacgaGGCGCGCTGGGGCTTACCGACTTGGAGCTGGCCCAGCAGCTTCAGCAAGAGGAGTATCAACAGCAGCAGGCAGTGCAGCCAGTGCGGACGTGGACGCGGGCCGTGTTACCGCAG GGGAGAGGAGCCACATCTGGACGCCCAGCTGGGGAGCGTCGGCAGAGGCCGAAGCACGAGTCAGACTGCATTCTGCTGTAG
- the MINDY1 gene encoding ubiquitin carboxyl-terminal hydrolase MINDY-1 isoform X7, whose product MEHHQPEDPAPGKAGTAEAVIPENHEVLAGPDEHPQDTDARDADGEAGEREPADQALLPSQCGDNLESPLPEASSAPPGTTLGTLPEVETIRACSTPQKLPQSPRTRQPEPDFYWVKWIPWKGERTPIITQSTNGPCPLLAIMNILFLQWKVKLPPQKEVITSDELMAHLGNCLLSIKPQEKSEGLQLNFQQNVDDAMTVLPKLATGLDVNVRFTGVSDFEYTPECSVFDLLGIPLYHGWLVDPQQSPEAVRAVGKLSYNQLVERIITCKHSSDTNLVTEGLIAEQFLETTAAQLTYHGLCELTAAAKEGELSVFFRNNHFSTMTKHKSHLYLLVTDQGFLQEEQVVWESLHNVDGDSCFCDSDFHLSHSLGKGPGAEGLPDCSVPAAAAAAATRRAGAYRLGAGPAASARGVSTAAGSAASADVDAGRVTAGERSHIWTPSWGASAEAEARVRLHSAVALPQCQAGLPLLPEAMASWLAPPPPHLRCAE is encoded by the exons ATGGAACACCATCAGCCTGAGGATCCAGCCCCTGGTAAGGCTGGGACTGCAGAAGCAGTCATCCCTGAAAACCATGAGGTTCTGGCAGGCCCAGATGAGCACCCTCAGGACACAGATGCAAGAGATGCTGATGGGGAGGCTGGAGAACGGGAACCAGCAGACCAAGCTTTGCTGCCTAGCCAGTGTGGGGACAACCTTGAGTCCCCTCTGCCTGAAGCTAGCTCAGCTCCACCGGGGACAACCCTTGGGACACTGCCTGAAGTAGAGACAATAAGGGCATGCTCCACGCCCCAGAAGCTTCCTCAGTCCCCCAGGACCAGACAGCCTGAGCCAGATTTCTACTGGGTCAAGTGGATCCCTTGGAAAGGAGAACGGACACCCATCATCACCCAGAGCACTAACGGCCCTTGCCCTCTCCTTGCCATCATGAACATCCTGTTTCTCCAGTGGAAG GTGAAGCTCCCCCCGCAGAAGGAAGTGATCACATCGGATGAGCTCATGGCCCATCTTG GAAACTGCCTCCTGTCCATCAAGCCCCAGGAGAAATCAGAGGGACTTCAGCTTAATTTTCAGCAG AATGTGGATGATGCAATGACAGTGCTGCCTAAACTGGCCACAGGTCTGGATGTCAATGTGCGATTCACAGGCGTCTCTGATTTTGAGTATACACCCGAGTGCAGTGTCTTTGACCTACTAGGCATACCTCTGTACCATGGCTGGCTTGTTGATCCACAG CAGAGTCCTGAGGCTGTGCGTGCAGTTGGGAAACTGAGTTACAACCAGCTGGTGGAGAGGATCATCACCTGCAAACACTCCAGTGACACCAACCTCGTGACAGAAG GCCTGATTGCAGAGCAGTTCCTGGAGACCACCGCGGCCCAGCTGACCTACCACGGACTGTGTGAGCTGACAGCAGCTGCTAAGGAGGGTGAACTTAGCGTCTTTTTCCGAAACAACCACTTTAGCACCATGACTAAGCATAAG AGTCACTTATACCTACTGGTCACTGACCAGGGGTTTCTACAGGAGGAGCAAGTCGTATGGGAGAGCCTGCACAATGTGGATGGAGACAGCTGCTTTTGTGACTCCGACTTTCACCTGAGTCATTCCCTGGGCAAGGGGCCTGGAGCAGAAG GACTACCTGATTGCTCTGtccctgcagcagcagcagcagcagccacgaGGCGCGCTGGGGCTTACCGACTTGGAGCTGGCCCAGCAGCTTCAGCAAGAGGAGTATCAACAGCAGCAGGCAGTGCAGCCAGTGCGGACGTGGACGCGGGCCGTGTTACCGCAG GGGAGAGGAGCCACATCTGGACGCCCAGCTGGGGAGCGTCGGCAGAGGCCGAAGCACGAGTCAGACTGCATTCTGCTGTAGCTCTGCCCCAGTGCCAGGCTGGCCTGCCCCTTCTTCCAGAGGCTATGGCTAGTTGGCTTGCTCCCCCGCCTCCACACCTGAGATGTGCTGAATAA
- the MINDY1 gene encoding ubiquitin carboxyl-terminal hydrolase MINDY-1 isoform X15, with the protein MEHHQPEDPAPGKAGTAEAVIPENHEVLAGPDEHPQDTDARDADGEAGEREPADQALLPSQCGDNLESPLPEASSAPPGTTLGTLPEVETIRACSTPQKLPQSPRTRQPEPDFYWVKWIPWKGERTPIITQSTNGPCPLLAIMNILFLQWKVKLPPQKEVITSDELMAHLGNCLLSIKPQEKSEGLQLNFQQSPEAVRAVGKLSYNQLVERIITCKHSSDTNLVTEGLIAEQFLETTAAQLTYHGLCELTAAAKEGELSVFFRNNHFSTMTKHKSHLYLLVTDQGFLQEEQVVWESLHNVDGDSCFCDSDFHLSHSLGKGPGAEGGSGSPEKQLQVDQQQQPRGALGLTDLELAQQLQQEEYQQQQAVQPVRTWTRAVLPQGRGATSGRPAGERRQRPKHESDCILL; encoded by the exons ATGGAACACCATCAGCCTGAGGATCCAGCCCCTGGTAAGGCTGGGACTGCAGAAGCAGTCATCCCTGAAAACCATGAGGTTCTGGCAGGCCCAGATGAGCACCCTCAGGACACAGATGCAAGAGATGCTGATGGGGAGGCTGGAGAACGGGAACCAGCAGACCAAGCTTTGCTGCCTAGCCAGTGTGGGGACAACCTTGAGTCCCCTCTGCCTGAAGCTAGCTCAGCTCCACCGGGGACAACCCTTGGGACACTGCCTGAAGTAGAGACAATAAGGGCATGCTCCACGCCCCAGAAGCTTCCTCAGTCCCCCAGGACCAGACAGCCTGAGCCAGATTTCTACTGGGTCAAGTGGATCCCTTGGAAAGGAGAACGGACACCCATCATCACCCAGAGCACTAACGGCCCTTGCCCTCTCCTTGCCATCATGAACATCCTGTTTCTCCAGTGGAAG GTGAAGCTCCCCCCGCAGAAGGAAGTGATCACATCGGATGAGCTCATGGCCCATCTTG GAAACTGCCTCCTGTCCATCAAGCCCCAGGAGAAATCAGAGGGACTTCAGCTTAATTTTCAGCAG AGTCCTGAGGCTGTGCGTGCAGTTGGGAAACTGAGTTACAACCAGCTGGTGGAGAGGATCATCACCTGCAAACACTCCAGTGACACCAACCTCGTGACAGAAG GCCTGATTGCAGAGCAGTTCCTGGAGACCACCGCGGCCCAGCTGACCTACCACGGACTGTGTGAGCTGACAGCAGCTGCTAAGGAGGGTGAACTTAGCGTCTTTTTCCGAAACAACCACTTTAGCACCATGACTAAGCATAAG AGTCACTTATACCTACTGGTCACTGACCAGGGGTTTCTACAGGAGGAGCAAGTCGTATGGGAGAGCCTGCACAATGTGGATGGAGACAGCTGCTTTTGTGACTCCGACTTTCACCTGAGTCATTCCCTGGGCAAGGGGCCTGGAGCAGAAGGTGGGAGTGGCTCCCCAGAAAAGCAGCTGCAGGTAGACCAG cagcagcagccacgaGGCGCGCTGGGGCTTACCGACTTGGAGCTGGCCCAGCAGCTTCAGCAAGAGGAGTATCAACAGCAGCAGGCAGTGCAGCCAGTGCGGACGTGGACGCGGGCCGTGTTACCGCAG GGGAGAGGAGCCACATCTGGACGCCCAGCTGGGGAGCGTCGGCAGAGGCCGAAGCACGAGTCAGACTGCATTCTGCTGTAG
- the MINDY1 gene encoding ubiquitin carboxyl-terminal hydrolase MINDY-1 isoform X14, which translates to MEHHQPEDPAPGKAGTAEAVIPENHEVLAGPDEHPQDTDARDADGEAGEREPADQALLPSQCGDNLESPLPEASSAPPGTTLGTLPEVETIRACSTPQKLPQSPRTRQPEPDFYWVKWIPWKGERTPIITQSTNGPCPLLAIMNILFLQWKVKLPPQKEVITSDELMAHLGNCLLSIKPQEKSEGLQLNFQQSPEAVRAVGKLSYNQLVERIITCKHSSDTNLVTEGLIAEQFLETTAAQLTYHGLCELTAAAKEGELSVFFRNNHFSTMTKHKSHLYLLVTDQGFLQEEQVVWESLHNVDGDSCFCDSDFHLSHSLGKGPGAEGGSGSPEKQLQVDQDYLIALSLQQQQQQPRGALGLTDLELAQQLQQEEYQQQQAVQPVRTWTRAVLPQGRGATSGRPAGERRQRPKHESDCILL; encoded by the exons ATGGAACACCATCAGCCTGAGGATCCAGCCCCTGGTAAGGCTGGGACTGCAGAAGCAGTCATCCCTGAAAACCATGAGGTTCTGGCAGGCCCAGATGAGCACCCTCAGGACACAGATGCAAGAGATGCTGATGGGGAGGCTGGAGAACGGGAACCAGCAGACCAAGCTTTGCTGCCTAGCCAGTGTGGGGACAACCTTGAGTCCCCTCTGCCTGAAGCTAGCTCAGCTCCACCGGGGACAACCCTTGGGACACTGCCTGAAGTAGAGACAATAAGGGCATGCTCCACGCCCCAGAAGCTTCCTCAGTCCCCCAGGACCAGACAGCCTGAGCCAGATTTCTACTGGGTCAAGTGGATCCCTTGGAAAGGAGAACGGACACCCATCATCACCCAGAGCACTAACGGCCCTTGCCCTCTCCTTGCCATCATGAACATCCTGTTTCTCCAGTGGAAG GTGAAGCTCCCCCCGCAGAAGGAAGTGATCACATCGGATGAGCTCATGGCCCATCTTG GAAACTGCCTCCTGTCCATCAAGCCCCAGGAGAAATCAGAGGGACTTCAGCTTAATTTTCAGCAG AGTCCTGAGGCTGTGCGTGCAGTTGGGAAACTGAGTTACAACCAGCTGGTGGAGAGGATCATCACCTGCAAACACTCCAGTGACACCAACCTCGTGACAGAAG GCCTGATTGCAGAGCAGTTCCTGGAGACCACCGCGGCCCAGCTGACCTACCACGGACTGTGTGAGCTGACAGCAGCTGCTAAGGAGGGTGAACTTAGCGTCTTTTTCCGAAACAACCACTTTAGCACCATGACTAAGCATAAG AGTCACTTATACCTACTGGTCACTGACCAGGGGTTTCTACAGGAGGAGCAAGTCGTATGGGAGAGCCTGCACAATGTGGATGGAGACAGCTGCTTTTGTGACTCCGACTTTCACCTGAGTCATTCCCTGGGCAAGGGGCCTGGAGCAGAAGGTGGGAGTGGCTCCCCAGAAAAGCAGCTGCAGGTAGACCAG GACTACCTGATTGCTCTGtccctgcagcagcagcagcagcagccacgaGGCGCGCTGGGGCTTACCGACTTGGAGCTGGCCCAGCAGCTTCAGCAAGAGGAGTATCAACAGCAGCAGGCAGTGCAGCCAGTGCGGACGTGGACGCGGGCCGTGTTACCGCAG GGGAGAGGAGCCACATCTGGACGCCCAGCTGGGGAGCGTCGGCAGAGGCCGAAGCACGAGTCAGACTGCATTCTGCTGTAG
- the MINDY1 gene encoding ubiquitin carboxyl-terminal hydrolase MINDY-1 isoform X12 yields the protein MEHHQPEDPAPGKAGTAEAVIPENHEVLAGPDEHPQDTDARDADGEAGEREPADQALLPSQCGDNLESPLPEASSAPPGTTLGTLPEVETIRACSTPQKLPQSPRTRQPEPDFYWVKWIPWKGERTPIITQSTNGPCPLLAIMNILFLQWKVKLPPQKEVITSDELMAHLGNCLLSIKPQEKSEGLQLNFQQNVDDAMTVLPKLATGLDVNVRFTGVSDFEYTPECSVFDLLGIPLYHGWLVDPQSPEAVRAVGKLSYNQLVERIITCKHSSDTNLVTEGLIAEQFLETTAAQLTYHGLCELTAAAKEGELSVFFRNNHFSTMTKHKSHLYLLVTDQGFLQEEQVVWESLHNVDGDSCFCDSDFHLSHSLGKGPGAEGGSGSPEKQLQVDQQQQPRGALGLTDLELAQQLQQEEYQQQQAVQPVRTWTRAVLPQGRGATSGRPAGERRQRPKHESDCILL from the exons ATGGAACACCATCAGCCTGAGGATCCAGCCCCTGGTAAGGCTGGGACTGCAGAAGCAGTCATCCCTGAAAACCATGAGGTTCTGGCAGGCCCAGATGAGCACCCTCAGGACACAGATGCAAGAGATGCTGATGGGGAGGCTGGAGAACGGGAACCAGCAGACCAAGCTTTGCTGCCTAGCCAGTGTGGGGACAACCTTGAGTCCCCTCTGCCTGAAGCTAGCTCAGCTCCACCGGGGACAACCCTTGGGACACTGCCTGAAGTAGAGACAATAAGGGCATGCTCCACGCCCCAGAAGCTTCCTCAGTCCCCCAGGACCAGACAGCCTGAGCCAGATTTCTACTGGGTCAAGTGGATCCCTTGGAAAGGAGAACGGACACCCATCATCACCCAGAGCACTAACGGCCCTTGCCCTCTCCTTGCCATCATGAACATCCTGTTTCTCCAGTGGAAG GTGAAGCTCCCCCCGCAGAAGGAAGTGATCACATCGGATGAGCTCATGGCCCATCTTG GAAACTGCCTCCTGTCCATCAAGCCCCAGGAGAAATCAGAGGGACTTCAGCTTAATTTTCAGCAG AATGTGGATGATGCAATGACAGTGCTGCCTAAACTGGCCACAGGTCTGGATGTCAATGTGCGATTCACAGGCGTCTCTGATTTTGAGTATACACCCGAGTGCAGTGTCTTTGACCTACTAGGCATACCTCTGTACCATGGCTGGCTTGTTGATCCACAG AGTCCTGAGGCTGTGCGTGCAGTTGGGAAACTGAGTTACAACCAGCTGGTGGAGAGGATCATCACCTGCAAACACTCCAGTGACACCAACCTCGTGACAGAAG GCCTGATTGCAGAGCAGTTCCTGGAGACCACCGCGGCCCAGCTGACCTACCACGGACTGTGTGAGCTGACAGCAGCTGCTAAGGAGGGTGAACTTAGCGTCTTTTTCCGAAACAACCACTTTAGCACCATGACTAAGCATAAG AGTCACTTATACCTACTGGTCACTGACCAGGGGTTTCTACAGGAGGAGCAAGTCGTATGGGAGAGCCTGCACAATGTGGATGGAGACAGCTGCTTTTGTGACTCCGACTTTCACCTGAGTCATTCCCTGGGCAAGGGGCCTGGAGCAGAAGGTGGGAGTGGCTCCCCAGAAAAGCAGCTGCAGGTAGACCAG cagcagcagccacgaGGCGCGCTGGGGCTTACCGACTTGGAGCTGGCCCAGCAGCTTCAGCAAGAGGAGTATCAACAGCAGCAGGCAGTGCAGCCAGTGCGGACGTGGACGCGGGCCGTGTTACCGCAG GGGAGAGGAGCCACATCTGGACGCCCAGCTGGGGAGCGTCGGCAGAGGCCGAAGCACGAGTCAGACTGCATTCTGCTGTAG
- the MINDY1 gene encoding ubiquitin carboxyl-terminal hydrolase MINDY-1 isoform X9 — translation MEHHQPEDPAPGKAGTAEAVIPENHEVLAGPDEHPQDTDARDADGEAGEREPADQALLPSQCGDNLESPLPEASSAPPGTTLGTLPEVETIRACSTPQKLPQSPRTRQPEPDFYWVKWIPWKGERTPIITQSTNGPCPLLAIMNILFLQWKVKLPPQKEVITSDELMAHLGNCLLSIKPQEKSEGLQLNFQQNVDDAMTVLPKLATGLDVNVRFTGVSDFEYTPECSVFDLLGIPLYHGWLVDPQQSPEAVRAVGKLSYNQLVERIITCKHSSDTNLVTEGLIAEQFLETTAAQLTYHGLCELTAAAKEGELSVFFRNNHFSTMTKHKSHLYLLVTDQGFLQEEQVVWESLHNVDGDSCFCDSDFHLSHSLGKGPGAEGGSGSPEKQLQVDQDYLIALSLQQQQQQPRGALGLTDLELAQQLQQEEYQQQQAVQPVRTWTRAVLPQGRGATSGRPAGERRQRPKHESDCILL, via the exons ATGGAACACCATCAGCCTGAGGATCCAGCCCCTGGTAAGGCTGGGACTGCAGAAGCAGTCATCCCTGAAAACCATGAGGTTCTGGCAGGCCCAGATGAGCACCCTCAGGACACAGATGCAAGAGATGCTGATGGGGAGGCTGGAGAACGGGAACCAGCAGACCAAGCTTTGCTGCCTAGCCAGTGTGGGGACAACCTTGAGTCCCCTCTGCCTGAAGCTAGCTCAGCTCCACCGGGGACAACCCTTGGGACACTGCCTGAAGTAGAGACAATAAGGGCATGCTCCACGCCCCAGAAGCTTCCTCAGTCCCCCAGGACCAGACAGCCTGAGCCAGATTTCTACTGGGTCAAGTGGATCCCTTGGAAAGGAGAACGGACACCCATCATCACCCAGAGCACTAACGGCCCTTGCCCTCTCCTTGCCATCATGAACATCCTGTTTCTCCAGTGGAAG GTGAAGCTCCCCCCGCAGAAGGAAGTGATCACATCGGATGAGCTCATGGCCCATCTTG GAAACTGCCTCCTGTCCATCAAGCCCCAGGAGAAATCAGAGGGACTTCAGCTTAATTTTCAGCAG AATGTGGATGATGCAATGACAGTGCTGCCTAAACTGGCCACAGGTCTGGATGTCAATGTGCGATTCACAGGCGTCTCTGATTTTGAGTATACACCCGAGTGCAGTGTCTTTGACCTACTAGGCATACCTCTGTACCATGGCTGGCTTGTTGATCCACAG CAGAGTCCTGAGGCTGTGCGTGCAGTTGGGAAACTGAGTTACAACCAGCTGGTGGAGAGGATCATCACCTGCAAACACTCCAGTGACACCAACCTCGTGACAGAAG GCCTGATTGCAGAGCAGTTCCTGGAGACCACCGCGGCCCAGCTGACCTACCACGGACTGTGTGAGCTGACAGCAGCTGCTAAGGAGGGTGAACTTAGCGTCTTTTTCCGAAACAACCACTTTAGCACCATGACTAAGCATAAG AGTCACTTATACCTACTGGTCACTGACCAGGGGTTTCTACAGGAGGAGCAAGTCGTATGGGAGAGCCTGCACAATGTGGATGGAGACAGCTGCTTTTGTGACTCCGACTTTCACCTGAGTCATTCCCTGGGCAAGGGGCCTGGAGCAGAAGGTGGGAGTGGCTCCCCAGAAAAGCAGCTGCAGGTAGACCAG GACTACCTGATTGCTCTGtccctgcagcagcagcagcagcagccacgaGGCGCGCTGGGGCTTACCGACTTGGAGCTGGCCCAGCAGCTTCAGCAAGAGGAGTATCAACAGCAGCAGGCAGTGCAGCCAGTGCGGACGTGGACGCGGGCCGTGTTACCGCAG GGGAGAGGAGCCACATCTGGACGCCCAGCTGGGGAGCGTCGGCAGAGGCCGAAGCACGAGTCAGACTGCATTCTGCTGTAG
- the MINDY1 gene encoding ubiquitin carboxyl-terminal hydrolase MINDY-1 isoform X8: MEHHQPEDPAPGKAGTAEAVIPENHEVLAGPDEHPQDTDARDADGEAGEREPADQALLPSQCGDNLESPLPEASSAPPGTTLGTLPEVETIRACSTPQKLPQSPRTRQPEPDFYWVKWIPWKGERTPIITQSTNGPCPLLAIMNILFLQWKVKLPPQKEVITSDELMAHLGNCLLSIKPQEKSEGLQLNFQQNVDDAMTVLPKLATGLDVNVRFTGVSDFEYTPECSVFDLLGIPLYHGWLVDPQQSPEAVRAVGKLSYNQLVERIITCKHSSDTNLVTEGLIAEQFLETTAAQLTYHGLCELTAAAKEGELSVFFRNNHFSTMTKHKSHLYLLVTDQGFLQEEQVVWESLHNVDGDSCFCDSDFHLSHSLGKGPGAEAAAAAATRRAGAYRLGAGPAASARGVSTAAGSAASADVDAGRVTAGERSHIWTPSWGASAEAEARVRLHSAVALPQCQAGLPLLPEAMASWLAPPPPHLRCAE, translated from the exons ATGGAACACCATCAGCCTGAGGATCCAGCCCCTGGTAAGGCTGGGACTGCAGAAGCAGTCATCCCTGAAAACCATGAGGTTCTGGCAGGCCCAGATGAGCACCCTCAGGACACAGATGCAAGAGATGCTGATGGGGAGGCTGGAGAACGGGAACCAGCAGACCAAGCTTTGCTGCCTAGCCAGTGTGGGGACAACCTTGAGTCCCCTCTGCCTGAAGCTAGCTCAGCTCCACCGGGGACAACCCTTGGGACACTGCCTGAAGTAGAGACAATAAGGGCATGCTCCACGCCCCAGAAGCTTCCTCAGTCCCCCAGGACCAGACAGCCTGAGCCAGATTTCTACTGGGTCAAGTGGATCCCTTGGAAAGGAGAACGGACACCCATCATCACCCAGAGCACTAACGGCCCTTGCCCTCTCCTTGCCATCATGAACATCCTGTTTCTCCAGTGGAAG GTGAAGCTCCCCCCGCAGAAGGAAGTGATCACATCGGATGAGCTCATGGCCCATCTTG GAAACTGCCTCCTGTCCATCAAGCCCCAGGAGAAATCAGAGGGACTTCAGCTTAATTTTCAGCAG AATGTGGATGATGCAATGACAGTGCTGCCTAAACTGGCCACAGGTCTGGATGTCAATGTGCGATTCACAGGCGTCTCTGATTTTGAGTATACACCCGAGTGCAGTGTCTTTGACCTACTAGGCATACCTCTGTACCATGGCTGGCTTGTTGATCCACAG CAGAGTCCTGAGGCTGTGCGTGCAGTTGGGAAACTGAGTTACAACCAGCTGGTGGAGAGGATCATCACCTGCAAACACTCCAGTGACACCAACCTCGTGACAGAAG GCCTGATTGCAGAGCAGTTCCTGGAGACCACCGCGGCCCAGCTGACCTACCACGGACTGTGTGAGCTGACAGCAGCTGCTAAGGAGGGTGAACTTAGCGTCTTTTTCCGAAACAACCACTTTAGCACCATGACTAAGCATAAG AGTCACTTATACCTACTGGTCACTGACCAGGGGTTTCTACAGGAGGAGCAAGTCGTATGGGAGAGCCTGCACAATGTGGATGGAGACAGCTGCTTTTGTGACTCCGACTTTCACCTGAGTCATTCCCTGGGCAAGGGGCCTGGAGCAGAAG cagcagcagcagcagccacgaGGCGCGCTGGGGCTTACCGACTTGGAGCTGGCCCAGCAGCTTCAGCAAGAGGAGTATCAACAGCAGCAGGCAGTGCAGCCAGTGCGGACGTGGACGCGGGCCGTGTTACCGCAG GGGAGAGGAGCCACATCTGGACGCCCAGCTGGGGAGCGTCGGCAGAGGCCGAAGCACGAGTCAGACTGCATTCTGCTGTAGCTCTGCCCCAGTGCCAGGCTGGCCTGCCCCTTCTTCCAGAGGCTATGGCTAGTTGGCTTGCTCCCCCGCCTCCACACCTGAGATGTGCTGAATAA